Proteins encoded by one window of Anomalospiza imberbis isolate Cuckoo-Finch-1a 21T00152 chromosome 20, ASM3175350v1, whole genome shotgun sequence:
- the MYO1C gene encoding unconventional myosin-Ic isoform X2: MPGARTCSLAARRGLPRAVGAEALAEPPQGPEPRVPGRRAQGLGANGIRLTMESALTARDRVGVQDFVLLENFTSEAAFIENLRKRFKENLIYTYIGSVLVSVNPYKELEIYTKQNMERYRGVSFYEVSPHLYAIADNSYRSLRTERKDQCILISGESGAGKTEATKKILQYYAVTCPASQQVETVKDRLLQSNPVLEAFGNAKTLRNDNSSRFGKYMDVQFDYRGAPVGGHILNYLLEKSRVVHQNHGERNFHIFYQLLEGGEEDLLRRLGLEKNPQQYHYLVKGHCARVSSINDKNEWKIMRRALSVIGFNDSEVEDLLSIVASVLHLGNVQFAADEQGNAQVTTENQIKYLARLLAVDGSVLRDALIHKKIIAKGEELVSPLNLEQAAYARDALAKAVYGRTFSWLVNKVNKSLAYKEEKFPGWRSTTVLGLLDIYGFEVFQHNSFEQFCINYCNEKLQQLFIELTLKSEQEEYESEGIAWEPVQYFNNKIICDLVEEKFKGIISILDEECLRPGDATDTTFLEKLEETVKNHPHFLTHKLADQKTRKSLGREEFRLSHYAGDVTYSVAGFLDKNNDLLFRNLKETMCNSENPIINQCFDRTELTDKKRPETAATQFKNSLSKLMEILMSKEPSYIRCMKPNDAKQADRFDEVLIRHQVKYLGLMENLRVRRAGFAYRRKYEVFLQRYKSLCPETWPTWDGRPYDGVAVLVKHLGYKPEEYKMGRTKIFIRFPKTLFATEDALEVRKQSLATKMQSTWRGFYRRKKFLTMKHSAITIQSWWRGTLGRRKAAKRKWAVETIRRFIKGFIYRNHPRCPENEYFLDYIRFSFLMNLKRNLPKNVLDKSWPTPPPSLCEASQLLRRLCMQNMVWTYCKRISPEWKQQLEQKVIASEIFKGKKDNYPQSVPRLFINTRLGREEINTKVLQALENEALKYAVPVVKYDRRGYKARARQLLLTQSSAIVVEESKIKQRIDYSNLTGISVSSLSDNLFVLHVHCEDNKQKGDVVLQSDHVIETLTKTAILANKINNVNINQGSIKFTVGQGKEGIIDFISGSELLIAKAKNGHLTVVAPRLNSR, translated from the exons ACCTACATTGGCTCTGTGCTGGTGTCTGTGAATCCCTACAAGGAACTGGAGATCTACACGAAGCAGAACATGGAGCGGTACCGCGGCGTCAGCTTCTATGAAGTTTCTCCTCACCT ctacGCCATCGCAGACAACTCGTACCGCTCGCTGCGCACCGAGAGGAAGGACCAGTGCATCCTCATCTCCGGCGAGAGCGGCGCCGGCAAAACCGAGGCCACCAAGAAGATCCTGCAGTACTACGCTGTCACCTGCCCCGCCAGCCAGCAGGTCGAGACCGTCAAGGACCGGCTGCTGCAGTCCAACCCCGTCCTGGAG GCCTTTGGAAATGCAAAAACCCTTCGGAATGACAACTCCAGTCGGTTTGGGAAGTACATGGATGTGCAGTTTGATTACAGG GGGGCTCCTGTCGGGGGCCACATCTTGAACTACCTCCTGGAGAAATCCCGGGTTGTGCACCAGAACCACGGCGAGAGGAACTTCCACATCTTCTACCAGCTGCtggaaggaggggaggaggacCTGCTCAGGAGGCTGGGCCTTGAGAAGAACCCACAGCAGTATCACTATTTAGTTAAG GGTCACTGTGCAAGGGTCAGTTCCATAAATGACAAAAATGAGTGGAAGATCATGAGGAGAGCCCTGTCTGTTATCGGCTTCAATGACAGTGAGGTGGAG GATTTGCTGAGCATTGTGGCCAgtgtcctgcacctggggaatGTCCAGTTTGCTGCTGATGAGCAGGGGAATGCTCAGGTCACCACAGAGAATCAGATTAAATACCTGGCCAGG ctgctggcagtggaTGGCTCTGTTCTTCGGGATGCACTGATCCACAAGAAGATCATAGCAAAAGGGGAGGAG ctggtgagtCCCCTGAACCTGGAGCAGGCAGCCTACGCCAGGGACGCCCTCGCCAAGGCCGTCTACGGCCGCACCTTCTCCTGGCTGGTCAACAAGGTCAACAAATCCCTGGCTTACAAG gaagagaAGTTTCCAGGCTGGAGAAGTACAACAGTTCTAGGATTGCTGGACATCTATGGGTTTGAGGTTTTCCAGCACAACAG CTTTGAGCAGTTTTGTATTAATTATTGCAATGAAAAGTTGCAGCAGCTCTTCATAGAGCTGACCCTGAAGTCAGAGCAGGAGGAGTACGAGTCCGAGGGCATCGCG TGGGAACCAGTTCAGTATTTcaataacaaaataatttgtgatTTGGTGGAAGAGAAATTCAAAGGAATAATTTCTATTTTG GATGAAGAGTGTCTGAGACCTGGGGATGCCACAGACACGACATTCTTGGAGAAACTGGAGGAGACTGTGAAGAACCACCCTCATTTTCTCAC gcacaaaCTCGCTGACCAAAAGACGCGCAAGTCGCTGGGGCGGGAGGAGTTCCGGCTCTCGCACTACGCTGGGGATGTCACCTACAGTGTTGCAG gTTTTCTAGATAAAAACAACGACCTTCTCTTCCGGAACCTGAAGGAG ACCATGTGCAACTCAGAGAACCCCATCATAAACCAGTGCTTTGATAGGACAGAGCTGACAGACAAAAAGAGACCTGAAACG gCAGCAACTCAGTTCAAAAACAGCCTGTCCAAACTCATGGAAATCCTGATGTCCAAAGAACCCTCCTACATTCGCTGCATGAAACCCAACGATGCCAAACAGGCTG ACCGATTCGATGAAGTGCTGATCCGACACCAGGTGAAATACCTGGGGCTGATGGAGAACCTCCGGGTGCGCAGAGCCGGCTTCGCCTACCGCAGAAAATACGAGGTTTTCCTGCAGAG GTACAAATCCCTGTGTCCAGAGACATGGCCCACGTGGGATGGGCGGCCCTACGatggggtggctgtgctggtgaaGCATCTTGGCTACAAACCAGAAGAATACAAAATGGGACG AACAAAGATTTTTATCCGCTTTCCCAAGACCTTGTTTGCCACAGAAGATGCTCTGGAAGTGAGGAAGCAGAGTCTGG CCACAAAAATGCAGTCGACGTGGAGAGGTTTCTACCGCCGGAAGAAATTCCTGACCATGAAACACTCAG CCATCACCATCCAGTCCTGGTGGAGGGGAACCCTGGGACGCCGAAAAGCTGCCAAGAGGAAATGGGCAGTGGAGACAATCAGGAG GTTCATTAAAGGCTTCATTTACCGGAACCACCCGCGGTGCCCAGAGAATGAGTATTTCCTGGATTACATCCGATTCTCCTTCCTGATGAACCTCAAGAGGAACTTACCAAAAAATGTCTTGGACAAATCATGGCCAACTCCTCCCCCATCACTCTGTGAG GCGTCGCAGCTCCTGCGCAGGCTCTGCATGCAGAACATGGTCTGGACCTACTGCAAGAGGATCAGCCCCGAGTGGAAGCAGCAG TTGGAACAAAAAGTAATTGCCAGTGAGATTTTCAAGGGTAAAAAAGACAATTATCCTCAGAGTGTTCCCAGACTCTTCATCAACACTCGACTGG gtagagaagaaataaatactAAAGTCCTTCAGGCATTAGAAAATGAAGCACTTAAG TATGCAGTGCCCGTGGTCAAGTACGACAGGAGGGGCTACAAGGCCAGGGCAcggcagctgctgctcacccAGAGCTCGGCCATCGTGGTGGAGGAGTCCAAGATCAAGCAGCGCATCGACTACTCCAACCTGACAG GCATCTCCGTCAGCAGCCTGAGCGACAACTTGTTTGTGCTGCACGTGCACTGCGAGGACAACAAGCAGAAG GGTGATGTTGTCCTGCAGAGTGACCACGTGATTGAGACACTGACAAAAACAGCCATTCTGGCCAACAAAATCAATAATGTCAACATCAACCAGGGCAG CATAAAGTTCACAGTGGGACAAGGCAAAGAAGGGATCATCGACTTCATCTCGGGATCAGAACTGCTCATAGCCAAAGCCAAGAACGGGCATCTAACAGTG gtCGCTCCTCGGTTGAATTCCCGATGA
- the MYO1C gene encoding unconventional myosin-Ic isoform X5, which produces MESALTARDRVGVQDFVLLENFTSEAAFIENLRKRFKENLIYTYIGSVLVSVNPYKELEIYTKQNMERYRGVSFYEVSPHLYAIADNSYRSLRTERKDQCILISGESGAGKTEATKKILQYYAVTCPASQQVETVKDRLLQSNPVLEAFGNAKTLRNDNSSRFGKYMDVQFDYRGAPVGGHILNYLLEKSRVVHQNHGERNFHIFYQLLEGGEEDLLRRLGLEKNPQQYHYLVKGHCARVSSINDKNEWKIMRRALSVIGFNDSEVEDLLSIVASVLHLGNVQFAADEQGNAQVTTENQIKYLARLLAVDGSVLRDALIHKKIIAKGEELVSPLNLEQAAYARDALAKAVYGRTFSWLVNKVNKSLAYKEEKFPGWRSTTVLGLLDIYGFEVFQHNSFEQFCINYCNEKLQQLFIELTLKSEQEEYESEGIAWEPVQYFNNKIICDLVEEKFKGIISILDEECLRPGDATDTTFLEKLEETVKNHPHFLTHKLADQKTRKSLGREEFRLSHYAGDVTYSVAGFLDKNNDLLFRNLKETMCNSENPIINQCFDRTELTDKKRPETAATQFKNSLSKLMEILMSKEPSYIRCMKPNDAKQADRFDEVLIRHQVKYLGLMENLRVRRAGFAYRRKYEVFLQRYKSLCPETWPTWDGRPYDGVAVLVKHLGYKPEEYKMGRTKIFIRFPKTLFATEDALEVRKQSLATKMQSTWRGFYRRKKFLTMKHSAITIQSWWRGTLGRRKAAKRKWAVETIRRFIKGFIYRNHPRCPENEYFLDYIRFSFLMNLKRNLPKNVLDKSWPTPPPSLCEASQLLRRLCMQNMVWTYCKRISPEWKQQLEQKVIASEIFKGKKDNYPQSVPRLFINTRLGREEINTKVLQALENEALKYAVPVVKYDRRGYKARARQLLLTQSSAIVVEESKIKQRIDYSNLTGISVSSLSDNLFVLHVHCEDNKQKGDVVLQSDHVIETLTKTAILANKINNVNINQGSIKFTVGQGKEGIIDFISGSELLIAKAKNGHLTVVAPRLNSR; this is translated from the exons ACCTACATTGGCTCTGTGCTGGTGTCTGTGAATCCCTACAAGGAACTGGAGATCTACACGAAGCAGAACATGGAGCGGTACCGCGGCGTCAGCTTCTATGAAGTTTCTCCTCACCT ctacGCCATCGCAGACAACTCGTACCGCTCGCTGCGCACCGAGAGGAAGGACCAGTGCATCCTCATCTCCGGCGAGAGCGGCGCCGGCAAAACCGAGGCCACCAAGAAGATCCTGCAGTACTACGCTGTCACCTGCCCCGCCAGCCAGCAGGTCGAGACCGTCAAGGACCGGCTGCTGCAGTCCAACCCCGTCCTGGAG GCCTTTGGAAATGCAAAAACCCTTCGGAATGACAACTCCAGTCGGTTTGGGAAGTACATGGATGTGCAGTTTGATTACAGG GGGGCTCCTGTCGGGGGCCACATCTTGAACTACCTCCTGGAGAAATCCCGGGTTGTGCACCAGAACCACGGCGAGAGGAACTTCCACATCTTCTACCAGCTGCtggaaggaggggaggaggacCTGCTCAGGAGGCTGGGCCTTGAGAAGAACCCACAGCAGTATCACTATTTAGTTAAG GGTCACTGTGCAAGGGTCAGTTCCATAAATGACAAAAATGAGTGGAAGATCATGAGGAGAGCCCTGTCTGTTATCGGCTTCAATGACAGTGAGGTGGAG GATTTGCTGAGCATTGTGGCCAgtgtcctgcacctggggaatGTCCAGTTTGCTGCTGATGAGCAGGGGAATGCTCAGGTCACCACAGAGAATCAGATTAAATACCTGGCCAGG ctgctggcagtggaTGGCTCTGTTCTTCGGGATGCACTGATCCACAAGAAGATCATAGCAAAAGGGGAGGAG ctggtgagtCCCCTGAACCTGGAGCAGGCAGCCTACGCCAGGGACGCCCTCGCCAAGGCCGTCTACGGCCGCACCTTCTCCTGGCTGGTCAACAAGGTCAACAAATCCCTGGCTTACAAG gaagagaAGTTTCCAGGCTGGAGAAGTACAACAGTTCTAGGATTGCTGGACATCTATGGGTTTGAGGTTTTCCAGCACAACAG CTTTGAGCAGTTTTGTATTAATTATTGCAATGAAAAGTTGCAGCAGCTCTTCATAGAGCTGACCCTGAAGTCAGAGCAGGAGGAGTACGAGTCCGAGGGCATCGCG TGGGAACCAGTTCAGTATTTcaataacaaaataatttgtgatTTGGTGGAAGAGAAATTCAAAGGAATAATTTCTATTTTG GATGAAGAGTGTCTGAGACCTGGGGATGCCACAGACACGACATTCTTGGAGAAACTGGAGGAGACTGTGAAGAACCACCCTCATTTTCTCAC gcacaaaCTCGCTGACCAAAAGACGCGCAAGTCGCTGGGGCGGGAGGAGTTCCGGCTCTCGCACTACGCTGGGGATGTCACCTACAGTGTTGCAG gTTTTCTAGATAAAAACAACGACCTTCTCTTCCGGAACCTGAAGGAG ACCATGTGCAACTCAGAGAACCCCATCATAAACCAGTGCTTTGATAGGACAGAGCTGACAGACAAAAAGAGACCTGAAACG gCAGCAACTCAGTTCAAAAACAGCCTGTCCAAACTCATGGAAATCCTGATGTCCAAAGAACCCTCCTACATTCGCTGCATGAAACCCAACGATGCCAAACAGGCTG ACCGATTCGATGAAGTGCTGATCCGACACCAGGTGAAATACCTGGGGCTGATGGAGAACCTCCGGGTGCGCAGAGCCGGCTTCGCCTACCGCAGAAAATACGAGGTTTTCCTGCAGAG GTACAAATCCCTGTGTCCAGAGACATGGCCCACGTGGGATGGGCGGCCCTACGatggggtggctgtgctggtgaaGCATCTTGGCTACAAACCAGAAGAATACAAAATGGGACG AACAAAGATTTTTATCCGCTTTCCCAAGACCTTGTTTGCCACAGAAGATGCTCTGGAAGTGAGGAAGCAGAGTCTGG CCACAAAAATGCAGTCGACGTGGAGAGGTTTCTACCGCCGGAAGAAATTCCTGACCATGAAACACTCAG CCATCACCATCCAGTCCTGGTGGAGGGGAACCCTGGGACGCCGAAAAGCTGCCAAGAGGAAATGGGCAGTGGAGACAATCAGGAG GTTCATTAAAGGCTTCATTTACCGGAACCACCCGCGGTGCCCAGAGAATGAGTATTTCCTGGATTACATCCGATTCTCCTTCCTGATGAACCTCAAGAGGAACTTACCAAAAAATGTCTTGGACAAATCATGGCCAACTCCTCCCCCATCACTCTGTGAG GCGTCGCAGCTCCTGCGCAGGCTCTGCATGCAGAACATGGTCTGGACCTACTGCAAGAGGATCAGCCCCGAGTGGAAGCAGCAG TTGGAACAAAAAGTAATTGCCAGTGAGATTTTCAAGGGTAAAAAAGACAATTATCCTCAGAGTGTTCCCAGACTCTTCATCAACACTCGACTGG gtagagaagaaataaatactAAAGTCCTTCAGGCATTAGAAAATGAAGCACTTAAG TATGCAGTGCCCGTGGTCAAGTACGACAGGAGGGGCTACAAGGCCAGGGCAcggcagctgctgctcacccAGAGCTCGGCCATCGTGGTGGAGGAGTCCAAGATCAAGCAGCGCATCGACTACTCCAACCTGACAG GCATCTCCGTCAGCAGCCTGAGCGACAACTTGTTTGTGCTGCACGTGCACTGCGAGGACAACAAGCAGAAG GGTGATGTTGTCCTGCAGAGTGACCACGTGATTGAGACACTGACAAAAACAGCCATTCTGGCCAACAAAATCAATAATGTCAACATCAACCAGGGCAG CATAAAGTTCACAGTGGGACAAGGCAAAGAAGGGATCATCGACTTCATCTCGGGATCAGAACTGCTCATAGCCAAAGCCAAGAACGGGCATCTAACAGTG gtCGCTCCTCGGTTGAATTCCCGATGA
- the MYO1C gene encoding unconventional myosin-Ic isoform X4, with translation MKFRGGGLGANGIRLTMESALTARDRVGVQDFVLLENFTSEAAFIENLRKRFKENLIYTYIGSVLVSVNPYKELEIYTKQNMERYRGVSFYEVSPHLYAIADNSYRSLRTERKDQCILISGESGAGKTEATKKILQYYAVTCPASQQVETVKDRLLQSNPVLEAFGNAKTLRNDNSSRFGKYMDVQFDYRGAPVGGHILNYLLEKSRVVHQNHGERNFHIFYQLLEGGEEDLLRRLGLEKNPQQYHYLVKGHCARVSSINDKNEWKIMRRALSVIGFNDSEVEDLLSIVASVLHLGNVQFAADEQGNAQVTTENQIKYLARLLAVDGSVLRDALIHKKIIAKGEELVSPLNLEQAAYARDALAKAVYGRTFSWLVNKVNKSLAYKEEKFPGWRSTTVLGLLDIYGFEVFQHNSFEQFCINYCNEKLQQLFIELTLKSEQEEYESEGIAWEPVQYFNNKIICDLVEEKFKGIISILDEECLRPGDATDTTFLEKLEETVKNHPHFLTHKLADQKTRKSLGREEFRLSHYAGDVTYSVAGFLDKNNDLLFRNLKETMCNSENPIINQCFDRTELTDKKRPETAATQFKNSLSKLMEILMSKEPSYIRCMKPNDAKQADRFDEVLIRHQVKYLGLMENLRVRRAGFAYRRKYEVFLQRYKSLCPETWPTWDGRPYDGVAVLVKHLGYKPEEYKMGRTKIFIRFPKTLFATEDALEVRKQSLATKMQSTWRGFYRRKKFLTMKHSAITIQSWWRGTLGRRKAAKRKWAVETIRRFIKGFIYRNHPRCPENEYFLDYIRFSFLMNLKRNLPKNVLDKSWPTPPPSLCEASQLLRRLCMQNMVWTYCKRISPEWKQQLEQKVIASEIFKGKKDNYPQSVPRLFINTRLGREEINTKVLQALENEALKYAVPVVKYDRRGYKARARQLLLTQSSAIVVEESKIKQRIDYSNLTGISVSSLSDNLFVLHVHCEDNKQKGDVVLQSDHVIETLTKTAILANKINNVNINQGSIKFTVGQGKEGIIDFISGSELLIAKAKNGHLTVVAPRLNSR, from the exons ACCTACATTGGCTCTGTGCTGGTGTCTGTGAATCCCTACAAGGAACTGGAGATCTACACGAAGCAGAACATGGAGCGGTACCGCGGCGTCAGCTTCTATGAAGTTTCTCCTCACCT ctacGCCATCGCAGACAACTCGTACCGCTCGCTGCGCACCGAGAGGAAGGACCAGTGCATCCTCATCTCCGGCGAGAGCGGCGCCGGCAAAACCGAGGCCACCAAGAAGATCCTGCAGTACTACGCTGTCACCTGCCCCGCCAGCCAGCAGGTCGAGACCGTCAAGGACCGGCTGCTGCAGTCCAACCCCGTCCTGGAG GCCTTTGGAAATGCAAAAACCCTTCGGAATGACAACTCCAGTCGGTTTGGGAAGTACATGGATGTGCAGTTTGATTACAGG GGGGCTCCTGTCGGGGGCCACATCTTGAACTACCTCCTGGAGAAATCCCGGGTTGTGCACCAGAACCACGGCGAGAGGAACTTCCACATCTTCTACCAGCTGCtggaaggaggggaggaggacCTGCTCAGGAGGCTGGGCCTTGAGAAGAACCCACAGCAGTATCACTATTTAGTTAAG GGTCACTGTGCAAGGGTCAGTTCCATAAATGACAAAAATGAGTGGAAGATCATGAGGAGAGCCCTGTCTGTTATCGGCTTCAATGACAGTGAGGTGGAG GATTTGCTGAGCATTGTGGCCAgtgtcctgcacctggggaatGTCCAGTTTGCTGCTGATGAGCAGGGGAATGCTCAGGTCACCACAGAGAATCAGATTAAATACCTGGCCAGG ctgctggcagtggaTGGCTCTGTTCTTCGGGATGCACTGATCCACAAGAAGATCATAGCAAAAGGGGAGGAG ctggtgagtCCCCTGAACCTGGAGCAGGCAGCCTACGCCAGGGACGCCCTCGCCAAGGCCGTCTACGGCCGCACCTTCTCCTGGCTGGTCAACAAGGTCAACAAATCCCTGGCTTACAAG gaagagaAGTTTCCAGGCTGGAGAAGTACAACAGTTCTAGGATTGCTGGACATCTATGGGTTTGAGGTTTTCCAGCACAACAG CTTTGAGCAGTTTTGTATTAATTATTGCAATGAAAAGTTGCAGCAGCTCTTCATAGAGCTGACCCTGAAGTCAGAGCAGGAGGAGTACGAGTCCGAGGGCATCGCG TGGGAACCAGTTCAGTATTTcaataacaaaataatttgtgatTTGGTGGAAGAGAAATTCAAAGGAATAATTTCTATTTTG GATGAAGAGTGTCTGAGACCTGGGGATGCCACAGACACGACATTCTTGGAGAAACTGGAGGAGACTGTGAAGAACCACCCTCATTTTCTCAC gcacaaaCTCGCTGACCAAAAGACGCGCAAGTCGCTGGGGCGGGAGGAGTTCCGGCTCTCGCACTACGCTGGGGATGTCACCTACAGTGTTGCAG gTTTTCTAGATAAAAACAACGACCTTCTCTTCCGGAACCTGAAGGAG ACCATGTGCAACTCAGAGAACCCCATCATAAACCAGTGCTTTGATAGGACAGAGCTGACAGACAAAAAGAGACCTGAAACG gCAGCAACTCAGTTCAAAAACAGCCTGTCCAAACTCATGGAAATCCTGATGTCCAAAGAACCCTCCTACATTCGCTGCATGAAACCCAACGATGCCAAACAGGCTG ACCGATTCGATGAAGTGCTGATCCGACACCAGGTGAAATACCTGGGGCTGATGGAGAACCTCCGGGTGCGCAGAGCCGGCTTCGCCTACCGCAGAAAATACGAGGTTTTCCTGCAGAG GTACAAATCCCTGTGTCCAGAGACATGGCCCACGTGGGATGGGCGGCCCTACGatggggtggctgtgctggtgaaGCATCTTGGCTACAAACCAGAAGAATACAAAATGGGACG AACAAAGATTTTTATCCGCTTTCCCAAGACCTTGTTTGCCACAGAAGATGCTCTGGAAGTGAGGAAGCAGAGTCTGG CCACAAAAATGCAGTCGACGTGGAGAGGTTTCTACCGCCGGAAGAAATTCCTGACCATGAAACACTCAG CCATCACCATCCAGTCCTGGTGGAGGGGAACCCTGGGACGCCGAAAAGCTGCCAAGAGGAAATGGGCAGTGGAGACAATCAGGAG GTTCATTAAAGGCTTCATTTACCGGAACCACCCGCGGTGCCCAGAGAATGAGTATTTCCTGGATTACATCCGATTCTCCTTCCTGATGAACCTCAAGAGGAACTTACCAAAAAATGTCTTGGACAAATCATGGCCAACTCCTCCCCCATCACTCTGTGAG GCGTCGCAGCTCCTGCGCAGGCTCTGCATGCAGAACATGGTCTGGACCTACTGCAAGAGGATCAGCCCCGAGTGGAAGCAGCAG TTGGAACAAAAAGTAATTGCCAGTGAGATTTTCAAGGGTAAAAAAGACAATTATCCTCAGAGTGTTCCCAGACTCTTCATCAACACTCGACTGG gtagagaagaaataaatactAAAGTCCTTCAGGCATTAGAAAATGAAGCACTTAAG TATGCAGTGCCCGTGGTCAAGTACGACAGGAGGGGCTACAAGGCCAGGGCAcggcagctgctgctcacccAGAGCTCGGCCATCGTGGTGGAGGAGTCCAAGATCAAGCAGCGCATCGACTACTCCAACCTGACAG GCATCTCCGTCAGCAGCCTGAGCGACAACTTGTTTGTGCTGCACGTGCACTGCGAGGACAACAAGCAGAAG GGTGATGTTGTCCTGCAGAGTGACCACGTGATTGAGACACTGACAAAAACAGCCATTCTGGCCAACAAAATCAATAATGTCAACATCAACCAGGGCAG CATAAAGTTCACAGTGGGACAAGGCAAAGAAGGGATCATCGACTTCATCTCGGGATCAGAACTGCTCATAGCCAAAGCCAAGAACGGGCATCTAACAGTG gtCGCTCCTCGGTTGAATTCCCGATGA